The following proteins are encoded in a genomic region of Clostridium kluyveri:
- a CDS encoding immunity 70 family protein, with protein MAIGFRVDFLWYQVGTPDFLHALFSTICYNLESKKWGDKYPYLMNELYQGKLSWKNADKVIEELKEVKSKFKNFSPSQVIWDIGDISKQPPWGDKISPEITDLSNYFVTSDGRDLIEIMLMALNDSISEKTDIEIINI; from the coding sequence ATGGCTATTGGATTTAGAGTAGATTTTTTATGGTATCAAGTAGGCACACCAGATTTTCTACATGCATTATTTTCTACTATTTGTTATAATTTGGAATCAAAAAAATGGGGAGATAAATATCCTTATTTAATGAACGAATTATATCAAGGGAAATTAAGTTGGAAGAATGCAGATAAGGTAATAGAAGAATTAAAAGAAGTTAAAAGTAAATTCAAGAATTTTAGCCCATCACAAGTAATTTGGGATATTGGAGATATCTCAAAGCAACCTCCGTGGGGTGATAAAATAAGTCCTGAGATTACAGATCTATCTAATTATTTTGTAACAAGTGATGGTAGAGATTTAATTGAGATTATGCTAATGGCTTTAAATGATTCGATTTCTGAAAAAACAGATATTGAAATAATAAATATCTAA
- a CDS encoding HNH/ENDO VII family nuclease, giving the protein MDFRLDIGELTNTINKYENIIKTLEEEKENINRTIAELTEAGWSGEAKDKFMEKHIKNQEFYTNLIEDIKYVKNALENEEKPRAVRLKKQSEDFVNCIKRSGGGAALTNDDTGVISLQYGGQFQINNNVSECIDNYKKMNSKFEEILNLANSLSFTSFPIADDVLDLQNSLKNQTTSLTEFSDSFNSYCNGVRDMEENICLVFSKISGITVGISEFRGVSAISENGQVDKNKVMQLMLKNPNDLTNGEKEILSYVEKVLSKDEYAELKEQAIKEDNGQEIADNLKLKFGDTSIYGPFLELANNDGFLKSIKKAGKDFIIGAGNSLDKNIFWGTVFTVGGINQSGMPKSIPYKIGELAGDIGSFAFGAAEAGTGVGGELLGFTADGTVVLAPAGVALNAASLGLVTHGGAATIKSAHNFSEDLFSLIKGEGNKGAGKPSSKLVGEELDLPWLSDNYRAVDVSSTVKVGGEVRDVSRRVYQRTDIDWDYISSHPDALGRSNRELAKQGNAPFHTDDARIELHHLTQTEPGGMVEIPGSLHDDYTNTLHGLVEDGGSFRNNPVLDKQYNNFNSKYWRWRIKQEK; this is encoded by the coding sequence ATGGACTTTAGGTTAGACATAGGTGAATTAACTAATACGATAAATAAATATGAAAATATTATAAAGACATTGGAAGAAGAAAAAGAAAATATAAATAGAACTATCGCAGAGCTTACTGAAGCTGGATGGTCAGGTGAAGCAAAAGATAAATTTATGGAAAAGCATATTAAAAATCAGGAGTTTTATACAAATTTAATAGAAGATATAAAGTACGTGAAAAATGCTTTAGAAAATGAAGAAAAGCCAAGGGCAGTTAGATTAAAAAAGCAAAGTGAGGATTTTGTAAACTGCATAAAAAGAAGTGGGGGTGGGGCAGCCCTTACAAATGATGATACAGGAGTTATTTCACTCCAATATGGAGGACAATTCCAAATAAATAATAATGTTAGCGAATGTATAGATAATTATAAAAAAATGAATTCTAAATTTGAAGAAATATTAAATTTAGCAAATAGTTTAAGTTTTACATCCTTCCCCATTGCAGATGATGTTCTCGATTTACAGAATTCACTTAAAAATCAAACAACAAGTTTGACAGAATTCAGTGATTCATTTAATTCATATTGTAATGGTGTAAGAGATATGGAAGAAAATATATGCTTAGTATTTTCAAAAATATCAGGAATAACTGTAGGAATATCTGAATTCAGGGGTGTTTCCGCTATTTCAGAAAATGGACAAGTAGATAAGAATAAAGTAATGCAGTTAATGTTAAAGAATCCAAATGACTTGACTAATGGAGAAAAAGAGATATTATCATATGTAGAAAAAGTATTAAGTAAAGATGAATATGCTGAATTAAAAGAACAAGCTATAAAGGAGGATAACGGTCAAGAGATAGCTGATAATTTAAAATTAAAGTTTGGTGACACAAGTATATATGGACCATTTTTGGAGTTAGCAAATAATGATGGTTTTCTTAAGTCTATAAAGAAGGCTGGGAAAGATTTTATAATAGGAGCAGGTAATTCACTTGATAAAAATATTTTTTGGGGGACTGTATTTACTGTTGGTGGAATAAATCAAAGCGGTATGCCTAAATCAATACCATATAAAATAGGTGAGTTAGCTGGTGATATAGGGTCATTTGCATTTGGAGCTGCAGAGGCTGGAACTGGAGTCGGAGGAGAGCTTTTAGGGTTTACAGCAGATGGTACAGTAGTACTCGCTCCCGCTGGTGTTGCTTTAAACGCTGCAAGTTTAGGTCTTGTAACCCATGGGGGTGCTGCTACAATTAAATCAGCACATAATTTTAGTGAAGACTTGTTCTCATTGATTAAAGGTGAAGGGAATAAGGGGGCAGGTAAACCTAGTTCAAAACTTGTAGGTGAAGAGTTAGATTTACCATGGTTAAGTGATAACTATAGAGCGGTTGATGTTAGTAGTACAGTTAAGGTTGGTGGCGAAGTTAGAGATGTAAGCAGAAGAGTTTATCAAAGAACTGACATCGACTGGGACTATATATCATCACATCCTGATGCATTAGGTAGGTCAAATAGAGAGCTGGCGAAACAAGGGAATGCTCCTTTTCACACAGATGATGCAAGAATTGAATTGCACCACTTAACTCAGACAGAACCAGGTGGAATGGTTGAAATTCCAGGGAGCCTACATGATGATTATACAAACACTTTACATGGTTTAGTAGAAGATGGAGGTAGCTTTAGAAACAATCCAGTTCTAGATAAACAGTATAATAACTTCAACAGTAAGTACTGGAGATGGAGAATAAAACAAGAGAAATAG
- a CDS encoding SMI1/KNR4 family protein: MNESIKQYLSKMNLNASTTTADIEHTEQILSVQFPSDYRLFIEEFNGAEGEIGPNAYVAFWSLEDIVELNEAYEVNEFAPGLILIGSDGGDIAYAFDNRYDSKPIVEVPFIGMDLEEVKACANTFEEFLGYLYKS; the protein is encoded by the coding sequence ATGAATGAAAGTATTAAACAGTATCTTAGTAAAATGAATCTGAATGCATCAACAACTACAGCAGATATTGAGCATACAGAACAAATTTTAAGTGTACAATTCCCATCGGATTATAGATTGTTCATAGAAGAATTCAATGGTGCGGAAGGTGAGATTGGTCCCAATGCATATGTTGCATTTTGGTCATTAGAGGATATTGTTGAATTGAATGAAGCATATGAGGTGAATGAGTTTGCACCAGGACTGATTTTAATTGGTTCAGATGGTGGTGATATAGCATATGCATTTGATAATAGATATGATTCTAAACCTATTGTAGAAGTGCCGTTTATAGGTATGGATTTAGAAGAAGTAAAAGCATGTGCTAATACATTTGAAGAGTTTTTGGGATATTTGTATAAATCATAG
- a CDS encoding SMI1/KNR4 family protein has protein sequence MTRNEVESILSKVLEKEEMQLDFLSNEDWNAIGNKFNCKFSDDFRFFIDLMSKYIFPGDIYNVATSKTNGNDSIIFVYDYEMKGGNWSQDLIPFYGIGNGDYFCLNVKECPNSKVYYYYHGDSRIEKYNDSFKEWIKDLPNFLS, from the coding sequence ATGACAAGAAATGAAGTTGAATCAATTCTATCGAAAGTATTGGAAAAAGAAGAGATGCAATTAGACTTTCTATCTAATGAAGATTGGAATGCTATAGGTAATAAATTCAATTGTAAATTTAGTGATGATTTTAGGTTCTTTATTGACTTAATGTCAAAGTATATATTCCCTGGAGATATTTACAATGTGGCAACAAGCAAAACTAATGGAAATGACAGTATCATATTCGTTTATGATTATGAAATGAAGGGTGGGAATTGGAGTCAAGATTTAATTCCTTTCTACGGAATTGGTAATGGAGATTATTTTTGCTTGAATGTAAAGGAATGTCCTAACTCAAAAGTATATTATTATTATCATGGGGACTCAAGGATAGAGAAATACAATGATAGCTTCAAAGAGTGGATTAAAGACTTGCCAAATTTTCTAAGTTAA
- a CDS encoding SMI1/KNR4 family protein, with translation MENEEIAKIISQYLNTGRFYGKVEEKYINNAEEQLQVSFPESYKQFLRQYGSGGILGIIISGVQSNDNSSVVSGTERYRKLGLDIKCVVVQDCGEFAMCLDTSEMVDSECPVVSWDRASKTKNKRYKNFYDYLIDILNEAINNWDEDIDEDE, from the coding sequence ATGGAAAATGAAGAAATAGCTAAGATAATATCACAATATTTAAATACTGGTAGATTTTACGGTAAGGTTGAAGAAAAGTATATAAATAATGCTGAGGAGCAACTGCAAGTAAGTTTTCCCGAAAGCTACAAACAGTTTTTGAGACAATATGGTTCTGGAGGTATTTTGGGGATAATTATCAGTGGTGTTCAATCAAATGATAATTCATCTGTAGTCTCTGGTACTGAAAGATATAGGAAACTTGGATTAGATATCAAGTGTGTAGTTGTTCAAGATTGCGGAGAATTTGCCATGTGTTTAGATACGTCGGAAATGGTGGATAGTGAATGTCCTGTAGTAAGTTGGGATAGAGCAAGTAAGACAAAGAACAAAAGATATAAAAATTTCTACGATTATCTAATAGACATACTAAATGAAGCCATTAACAATTGGGATGAAGATATTGATGAGGATGAATAA
- a CDS encoding SMI1/KNR4 family protein: MSIENYSKAIKVINANKEHCFFAGNKSEELVSKAEEALEIRFSSQYRKFVLDYGAGSIGAEEIYGVVDDDFDNSSVPNGVWFTLTERQEIQMPENLLVLCDTGSDEFFCLDFNKLNNDGEPPVVAFIPGVDNEHQTYEIIAEDFGNYLLQVVEQELV; this comes from the coding sequence ATGTCTATAGAAAATTACAGTAAAGCGATTAAAGTTATTAATGCCAATAAGGAACATTGTTTCTTTGCTGGTAATAAGAGTGAGGAACTTGTTTCAAAGGCTGAAGAAGCTTTAGAAATTAGGTTTTCTTCTCAATATCGTAAATTTGTTTTAGATTATGGTGCAGGAAGTATTGGCGCTGAGGAGATTTATGGAGTAGTTGACGATGATTTTGATAATTCTAGTGTTCCAAATGGGGTTTGGTTTACCCTAACAGAGCGCCAAGAAATTCAAATGCCTGAAAATCTTTTAGTATTATGTGATACAGGGAGCGATGAATTTTTCTGTCTTGATTTTAATAAATTAAATAACGATGGAGAACCACCGGTGGTAGCATTTATACCAGGTGTAGATAATGAGCACCAAACTTATGAAATAATTGCTGAGGATTTTGGAAACTACTTATTACAAGTAGTAGAACAAGAACTTGTATAA
- a CDS encoding polymorphic toxin type 15 domain-containing protein yields the protein MDFKLDIGELTNTINEYENIIKTLEEEKENINKTIAELTEAGWSGEAKDKFMEKHIKNQEFYTNLVEDIKYVKNALENEEKPRAVRLKKQSEDFVNCIKRNGGGAALTNDDTGIISLQYGGQFQINNNVSECIDNYKKMNSKFEEILNLANSLSFTSFPIADDVLNLQNSLKNQTTSLTEFNDSFNLYCNGVRDMEENICSVFSKISGITGGISEFRSVSAISENGQVDKNKVMQLMLKNPNDLTNGEKELLSYVEKVLSKDEYAELKEQAIKGNNGQGIADNLKLKFGDTRYGPLLELANNDGFLKSIKKAGEDFIIGAGNSLDKNIFGGTAFTVGGINQSSMLKSIPYKIGELAGDIGSFAFGAAEAGTGAGGELLGFTADGTVVLAPAGAALNIASLGLVTHGGAATIKSAHNFSEDLFSLIKGEGNKGAAEVEKAISRIDEVEVNFNYKTKYDEAEFARQLADQEAGMNKLTVDEYLKNRERYIAEGRAIEGNMAQQAARKEALANKIDELLDSGMSYQEAERHANKWLESQAALHNPDQVAGGNSLNIGGMGDKTINSSIGVQWKYRIDAVDEQIQQMAKNMTDIEKESTYLNVKLKY from the coding sequence ATGGATTTTAAATTAGATATAGGGGAATTAACTAATACAATAAATGAATATGAAAACATTATAAAGACATTGGAAGAAGAAAAAGAAAATATAAATAAAACTATCGCAGAGCTTACTGAAGCTGGATGGTCAGGTGAAGCAAAAGATAAATTTATGGAAAAGCATATTAAAAATCAGGAGTTTTATACAAATTTGGTAGAAGATATAAAGTACGTGAAAAATGCTTTAGAAAATGAAGAAAAGCCAAGGGCAGTTAGATTAAAAAAGCAAAGCGAGGATTTTGTAAACTGTATAAAAAGAAATGGGGGTGGGGCAGCCCTTACAAATGATGATACAGGAATTATTTCACTCCAATATGGGGGACAATTTCAAATAAATAATAATGTTAGTGAATGTATAGATAATTATAAAAAGATGAACTCTAAATTTGAAGAAATATTAAATTTAGCAAATAGTTTAAGTTTTACATCATTCCCGATTGCAGATGATGTTTTGAATTTACAGAATTCGCTTAAAAATCAAACAACAAGTTTGACAGAATTCAATGATTCATTTAATTTATATTGTAATGGTGTAAGAGATATGGAAGAAAATATATGCTCAGTATTTTCAAAAATATCAGGAATAACTGGAGGAATATCTGAATTTAGGAGTGTTTCTGCTATTTCAGAAAATGGACAAGTAGATAAGAATAAAGTAATGCAGTTAATGTTAAAGAATCCAAATGACTTGACTAATGGAGAAAAAGAGTTATTATCATATGTAGAAAAAGTACTAAGTAAAGATGAATATGCTGAATTAAAAGAACAAGCGATAAAGGGAAATAATGGTCAAGGGATAGCTGATAATTTAAAATTAAAGTTTGGTGACACAAGATATGGACCACTTTTAGAGTTAGCAAATAATGATGGTTTTCTTAAGTCTATAAAGAAGGCTGGGGAAGACTTTATAATAGGAGCAGGTAATTCACTTGATAAAAATATTTTTGGGGGGACTGCATTTACTGTTGGTGGAATAAATCAAAGCAGTATGCTTAAATCAATACCATATAAAATAGGTGAGTTAGCTGGTGATATAGGGTCATTTGCATTTGGAGCTGCAGAGGCTGGAACTGGAGCTGGAGGAGAGCTTTTAGGCTTTACAGCAGACGGTACAGTAGTACTCGCTCCCGCTGGTGCCGCTTTAAACATTGCAAGTTTAGGTCTTGTAACCCATGGGGGTGCTGCTACAATTAAATCAGCACATAATTTTAGTGAAGACTTGTTCTCATTGATTAAAGGTGAAGGGAATAAAGGGGCGGCTGAAGTTGAAAAAGCGATATCAAGAATAGATGAAGTTGAAGTGAATTTTAATTATAAGACTAAGTATGATGAAGCCGAATTTGCAAGACAATTAGCTGATCAAGAAGCTGGAATGAACAAATTAACGGTTGATGAGTACTTAAAGAATAGAGAAAGATACATTGCCGAAGGTAGAGCGATAGAAGGAAATATGGCTCAGCAAGCTGCTAGAAAAGAGGCACTTGCAAATAAAATAGATGAATTACTTGATTCTGGTATGTCATATCAAGAAGCTGAAAGACATGCTAATAAATGGTTAGAATCTCAAGCTGCACTACATAATCCAGACCAAGTCGCAGGAGGAAATTCATTAAATATTGGTGGCATGGGTGATAAAACAATCAATTCGTCTATTGGGGTACAGTGGAAGTATAGAATAGATGCTGTTGATGAACAAATTCAACAAATGGCTAAAAACATGACTGATATTGAAAAGGAAAGCACTTACTTAAATGTAAAATTAAAATATTAG
- a CDS encoding DUF4176 domain-containing protein, with protein sequence MEKFLPIGSIVLLKGGQKKVMIYGRKQIDRKTKKEWDYAACIYPEGNIDSNYSYLFNHEQIDTIFFTGYQDAEELEFNRLWQGLGKDENVDC encoded by the coding sequence ATGGAAAAATTTTTACCAATAGGATCAATAGTACTATTAAAAGGTGGACAAAAAAAGGTAATGATATATGGAAGAAAACAAATAGATAGAAAAACAAAGAAAGAATGGGATTATGCAGCATGCATTTATCCAGAAGGAAATATTGACTCAAATTATAGTTATTTGTTTAATCATGAACAAATTGATACAATATTTTTTACTGGTTATCAAGATGCGGAAGAATTAGAGTTTAATAGGCTTTGGCAAGGATTAGGAAAAGATGAAAATGTAGATTGTTGA
- a CDS encoding NucA/NucB deoxyribonuclease domain-containing protein, translated as MIILHFEEDGGVSNGSIRINKTIAELTEAGWSGEAKDKFMEKHIKDQEFYTNLIEDIKYAKNALENEEKPRAVRLKKQSEDFENCIKRSGGGAALTNDDTGVLAPAGVALNAASLGLVTHGGAATIKSAHNFNEDLFSLIKGEGNKGVRDPNIIEVEISKNKYPESAKHIEDAIANGQPEVLTIDRAGSKANRKASLKGIDKVPGKDLDEYPPAMSKEGGNGASVRPINPSDNRGAGSTFGYKLRPYPNGTKIKYKITDD; from the coding sequence GTGATTATCCTCCACTTTGAAGAAGATGGGGGTGTTAGCAATGGTAGCATTCGGATAAATAAAACTATCGCAGAGCTTACTGAAGCTGGATGGTCAGGTGAAGCAAAAGATAAATTTATGGAAAAGCATATTAAAGATCAGGAGTTTTATACAAATTTAATAGAAGATATAAAGTACGCGAAAAATGCTTTAGAAAATGAAGAAAAGCCAAGGGCAGTTAGATTAAAAAAGCAAAGTGAGGATTTTGAAAACTGCATAAAAAGAAGTGGGGGTGGGGCAGCCCTTACAAATGATGATACAGGAGTACTCGCTCCCGCTGGTGTTGCTTTAAACGCTGCAAGTTTAGGTCTTGTAACCCATGGGGGTGCTGCTACAATTAAATCAGCACATAATTTTAATGAAGACTTGTTCTCATTGATTAAAGGTGAAGGGAATAAGGGGGTAAGAGATCCTAATATAATAGAAGTTGAAATTTCGAAAAACAAGTACCCAGAATCAGCAAAGCATATTGAAGATGCAATAGCTAATGGACAACCAGAAGTTTTAACTATTGATAGAGCAGGTTCAAAGGCTAATCGTAAGGCATCATTGAAAGGTATAGATAAAGTTCCAGGAAAGGATTTAGATGAATATCCACCAGCTATGTCCAAAGAAGGTGGGAACGGTGCAAGTGTTAGACCTATTAACCCTTCTGATAATAGAGGAGCAGGATCAACTTTCGGGTATAAGTTAAGACCATATCCGAATGGAACTAAAATCAAGTATAAAATAACTGATGACTAA
- a CDS encoding T6SS immunity protein Tdi1 domain-containing protein → MNDDLFKEYNFNNKVDIKVIDKYKEIIPIELISVWEEYGFGSILNGCLKIVNPEEYQSVVDMSYFRANVAIPIMITGFGDIVIWEKNEYVSIIKYKNGTFDIILKRFKHFFNCLKDEYFVEKYLEVDKYSKAVSKLGELEYDECFGYVPLLGLGGSEKVENLKKVKIKEHIELITQLVGKIE, encoded by the coding sequence ATGAATGATGATTTATTTAAAGAATATAACTTTAATAACAAAGTTGATATTAAAGTAATTGATAAATATAAAGAAATTATACCAATAGAATTAATATCTGTCTGGGAGGAGTATGGATTTGGTTCTATACTAAATGGTTGCTTAAAGATAGTTAATCCAGAGGAGTATCAATCAGTTGTAGATATGTCATATTTTAGAGCAAATGTGGCTATTCCAATAATGATAACTGGTTTTGGAGATATAGTTATATGGGAAAAAAATGAATATGTAAGTATTATAAAATATAAGAATGGAACATTTGATATTATATTAAAAAGATTCAAACATTTTTTTAATTGTTTAAAAGATGAGTATTTTGTAGAAAAATATTTAGAAGTAGATAAGTACAGTAAAGCAGTTTCTAAATTGGGAGAATTAGAATATGACGAATGCTTTGGATATGTACCTTTGCTAGGCTTAGGTGGTAGTGAAAAAGTTGAAAATTTAAAGAAAGTAAAAATAAAAGAGCACATAGAATTAATTACACAATTAGTAGGGAAAATAGAATAA
- a CDS encoding WXG100 family type VII secretion target: protein MDFKLDIGELTNTINEYENIIKTLEEEKENINKTIAELTEAGWSGEAKDKFMEKHIKNQEFYTNLIEDIKYTKNALENEEKPRAVRLKKQSEDFVKGAKYSKHCRFYICFDDLHNESCIS from the coding sequence ATGGATTTTAAATTAGATATAGGGGAATTAACTAATACAATAAATGAATATGAAAACATTATAAAGACATTGGAAGAAGAAAAAGAAAATATAAATAAAACTATCGCAGAGCTTACTGAAGCTGGATGGTCAGGTGAAGCAAAAGATAAATTTATGGAAAAGCATATTAAAAATCAGGAGTTTTATACAAATTTAATAGAAGATATAAAGTACACGAAAAATGCTTTAGAAAATGAAGAAAAGCCAAGGGCAGTTAGATTAAAAAAACAAAGTGAGGATTTCGTAAAAGGTGCAAAATATAGCAAGCATTGCAGGTTTTATATCTGTTTTGATGATTTGCACAATGAATCATGCATCTCTTAA
- a CDS encoding DUF2625 family protein: MSNIDNNLWQEINNMFISSNRQLILNLDELEDGIKSLDVLQITSKSALGSIILNTSGIVIDNWIRILGHDSNRGILSYNSIGENGVATKIDKMLIVADDVVGGLFALNAGKFSEGIGAVWYFAPDTLEWDSLEMQYSEFIAWIAQGNVDEFYSTMRWSTWKEDCKNVKFNEAILIYPFLWSNEIQLEKADKKIVSAEELLKINQEYSKKFNLS; encoded by the coding sequence ATGAGTAATATAGATAATAATTTATGGCAGGAAATAAATAACATGTTTATAAGTTCTAATAGACAATTAATATTAAATTTAGACGAATTAGAGGATGGGATAAAATCACTTGATGTTTTACAAATAACATCAAAATCAGCATTAGGTTCAATAATATTAAATACATCTGGGATAGTAATTGATAATTGGATTAGAATACTTGGACACGACAGTAATAGAGGTATACTATCATATAATTCAATTGGAGAAAATGGAGTTGCAACGAAGATTGATAAAATGTTAATAGTTGCAGATGATGTTGTTGGAGGACTTTTTGCATTAAATGCTGGAAAATTCTCTGAAGGAATAGGAGCGGTATGGTATTTTGCTCCAGATACGTTAGAGTGGGATTCATTAGAAATGCAATATTCAGAGTTTATAGCTTGGATTGCACAAGGAAATGTAGATGAATTTTATAGTACCATGAGGTGGAGTACATGGAAAGAAGATTGTAAAAATGTTAAATTCAATGAGGCTATATTGATATATCCATTTTTATGGTCTAATGAAATACAATTAGAAAAAGCAGATAAAAAAATAGTGTCGGCTGAAGAATTGCTAAAAATAAATCAAGAATATAGTAAGAAGTTTAATTTGAGTTAA
- a CDS encoding IS1634 family transposase, which yields MNIKNIKPVIDGAIPLILKYCRKLKIAEYINDKINFDKERPLVSSGTAIEAIIANVLVDRHPLSRLDEFYENTDVEKFFGSGINYRHLNDDALGRALDDFYEINPKKSFSDIALEGIKTFNVEVKSIHADTTSKNVYGQYTSPSSDDNCIKIIHGHSKDKRPDLKQIMFGIACTNDRTIVTEEVLDGNTSDKTWNTDFIKKIRTTADRLDVNNMIYVADSAALTKDNLYAAFEHNISLISLLPSTFNIEKELRNKAYENTEKWTDVDKISNRKDSAKYKIQSFIDEINNQKYRFIVCHSSALDNRKINSLKKKRDKEEMNIKKIIKDFEKNEYYCEQDAVSELKRFIGENELYFYTIDGTVYSKDKKKKTEKRGKLKAGEKVQMETKFKLSLQYDINYDAFERAKNEAGMFVLLTNILDTQAMSDEDILKEYKEQVCVETNFKSLKNSDFIDEIYLKTPKRIEALGYVFLLALMVYTTIEREVRNALKKEKEPVIIPGKVKSYTPTAKNIMELLKNIIVSIITFKDGSTVRVINNLNDNTKRILNLAGFSEKIYTEDFIY from the coding sequence ATGAATATAAAAAATATAAAACCTGTTATAGATGGAGCTATACCATTAATTTTAAAATACTGCAGAAAGCTTAAGATTGCAGAATATATTAATGATAAGATAAATTTTGATAAGGAAAGACCACTAGTATCATCTGGAACTGCTATTGAAGCCATTATTGCTAATGTTCTAGTAGACAGACATCCTTTATCAAGATTAGATGAATTTTATGAGAATACTGATGTTGAAAAGTTTTTTGGCAGCGGTATAAATTATAGACACCTAAATGATGATGCTCTTGGTAGGGCACTAGATGATTTCTATGAGATAAATCCTAAAAAATCTTTCTCAGACATAGCTCTCGAAGGAATTAAAACTTTTAATGTGGAAGTTAAAAGTATTCATGCTGATACCACCAGCAAAAATGTCTATGGACAATACACTTCTCCATCATCAGATGATAATTGCATTAAAATAATCCATGGTCATAGTAAAGACAAAAGACCTGATCTGAAACAAATTATGTTTGGAATCGCCTGCACTAATGACAGAACTATTGTTACCGAGGAAGTTTTGGATGGCAACACTAGTGATAAAACATGGAATACAGACTTCATAAAGAAAATAAGAACTACTGCCGATAGACTTGATGTTAATAATATGATATATGTTGCTGACAGTGCTGCACTTACAAAAGACAATCTTTATGCAGCCTTTGAGCATAATATAAGTCTTATTTCCTTACTGCCATCTACTTTTAATATTGAAAAAGAACTTAGGAATAAGGCTTATGAAAATACAGAAAAGTGGACTGATGTAGATAAAATCAGCAATAGAAAAGATTCTGCAAAGTACAAAATCCAAAGCTTTATTGATGAAATTAATAACCAGAAGTATAGGTTTATTGTATGTCATTCAAGTGCGTTAGATAACCGTAAAATTAATTCTTTAAAGAAAAAAAGAGATAAAGAAGAAATGAATATTAAAAAGATTATAAAGGACTTTGAGAAGAATGAGTATTATTGTGAACAGGATGCAGTAAGCGAACTTAAACGATTTATTGGTGAGAATGAACTTTATTTCTATACTATAGATGGCACAGTCTACTCTAAGGATAAAAAAAAGAAAACAGAAAAAAGGGGGAAATTAAAGGCGGGAGAGAAAGTTCAAATGGAGACTAAATTTAAATTGTCTCTGCAATATGATATAAACTATGATGCATTTGAAAGAGCTAAAAATGAAGCAGGAATGTTTGTACTTCTAACCAACATATTAGATACCCAGGCTATGTCTGATGAAGATATATTAAAGGAATACAAGGAACAAGTTTGCGTAGAAACAAACTTTAAGTCTCTTAAAAACTCTGACTTTATAGACGAAATTTATCTTAAAACACCTAAAAGGATAGAGGCTTTGGGATATGTTTTTCTGCTGGCACTGATGGTTTATACTACAATTGAAAGGGAAGTAAGAAATGCTTTAAAAAAAGAGAAAGAGCCTGTTATAATACCTGGTAAAGTTAAAAGTTACACTCCTACGGCTAAAAATATTATGGAACTCCTGAAGAATATCATTGTATCTATTATCACCTTTAAGGACGGCAGTACTGTGCGTGTAATAAACAACCTCAATGATAATACAAAGAGGATTTTAAATTTAGCTGGTTTTAGTGAAAAAATATATACAGAGGATTTTATCTATTAA